In one Bombyx mori chromosome 4, ASM3026992v2 genomic region, the following are encoded:
- the LOC101742655 gene encoding alpha-tocopherol transfer protein-like isoform X3: MVVSQHMLTELEKLPGVQLGDFLLQFELDEPRESVREIARRELREIPEIVEPAVEELKRLLSEDTDMHVPLNNEAWLIRFLRPCKFYPESAYDLIKRYYGFKVKHHKHYDGLTPSKETNVFNENVLTVLPTRDQCGRRVLVLELGKKWKHNKCSLDEVFKGCVLFLEAAMLEPESQICGAVVIFDMDGLSMQQVMQFTPPFAKRIVDWLQECIPLRIKGLYIINQPYVFNMVFQLFKPFLKEKLRSRIIFMGNDRELLHKHISPKCLPDCYGGTLTIPKVTGPQWLELLLMCDQEFIAINSFGYKKK; encoded by the exons ATGGTTG TATCACAACACATGCTGACTGAGTTGGAAAAGCTGCCGGGCGTCCAACTCGGCGACTTCTTACTGCAGTTCGAGTTGGATGAACCACGTGAGTCGGTCAGAGAGATTGCCAGAAGAGAACTTCGAGAAATACCAGAAATCGTCGAACCAGCTGTTGAAGAGTTAAAAAGACTTCTTAGTG AAGATACGGATATGCATGTTCCTCTCAACAATGAAGCTTGGCTAATTAGATTCTTAAGGCCGTGCAAGTTTTATCCGGAGAGCGCCTATGATTTG ataAAGCGTTACTATGGTTTCAAAGTGAAACATCACAAACATTACGATGGCCTAACACCGAGCAAGGAGACTAATGTGTTCAACGAGAACGTGCTGACGGTGCTGCCGACCAGAGATCAGTGCGGGCGGAGGGTGCTCGTCTTGGAACTTGGAA AGAAATGGAAGCATAATAAATGTTCGCTGGACGAGGTTTTCAAAGGCTGCGTGTTGTTCCTTGAGGCGGCCATGTTGGAACCGGAGTCGCAGATCTGCGGAGCTGTCGTCATCTTTGACATGGACGGTCTCTCCATGCAGCAAGTCATGCAGTTCACGCCACCTTTTGCTAAGAGAATCGTAGACTGGTTGCAG GAATGCATACCGCTCCGCATAAAAGGGTTGTACATCATCAACCAGCCGTACGTCTTCAATATGGTGTTCCAGCTTTTCAAGCCATTCCTAAAGGAGAAGCTTCGGTCGCGCATCATCTTCATGGGCAACGATCGCGAGCTGTTACACAAACACATCAGCCCCAAGTGTCTGCCGGACTGCTATGGAGGAACGCTCACAATACCAAAAGTGACAGGCCCTCAGTGGCTGGAACTACTCCTCATGTGCGATCAAGAGTTTATTG caATTAATTCGTTCGGCTACAAAAAgaaatga
- the LOC101742655 gene encoding alpha-tocopherol transfer protein-like isoform X2 → MVKLSQHMLTELEKLPGVQLGDFLLQFELDEPRESVREIARRELREIPEIVEPAVEELKRLLSEDTDMHVPLNNEAWLIRFLRPCKFYPESAYDLIKRYYGFKVKHHKHYDGLTPSKETNVFNENVLTVLPTRDQCGRRVLVLELGKKWKHNKCSLDEVFKGCVLFLEAAMLEPESQICGAVVIFDMDGLSMQQVMQFTPPFAKRIVDWLQECIPLRIKGLYIINQPYVFNMVFQLFKPFLKEKLRSRIIFMGNDRELLHKHISPKCLPDCYGGTLTIPKVTGPQWLELLLMCDQEFIAINSFGYKKK, encoded by the exons ATGGTGAAAT TATCACAACACATGCTGACTGAGTTGGAAAAGCTGCCGGGCGTCCAACTCGGCGACTTCTTACTGCAGTTCGAGTTGGATGAACCACGTGAGTCGGTCAGAGAGATTGCCAGAAGAGAACTTCGAGAAATACCAGAAATCGTCGAACCAGCTGTTGAAGAGTTAAAAAGACTTCTTAGTG AAGATACGGATATGCATGTTCCTCTCAACAATGAAGCTTGGCTAATTAGATTCTTAAGGCCGTGCAAGTTTTATCCGGAGAGCGCCTATGATTTG ataAAGCGTTACTATGGTTTCAAAGTGAAACATCACAAACATTACGATGGCCTAACACCGAGCAAGGAGACTAATGTGTTCAACGAGAACGTGCTGACGGTGCTGCCGACCAGAGATCAGTGCGGGCGGAGGGTGCTCGTCTTGGAACTTGGAA AGAAATGGAAGCATAATAAATGTTCGCTGGACGAGGTTTTCAAAGGCTGCGTGTTGTTCCTTGAGGCGGCCATGTTGGAACCGGAGTCGCAGATCTGCGGAGCTGTCGTCATCTTTGACATGGACGGTCTCTCCATGCAGCAAGTCATGCAGTTCACGCCACCTTTTGCTAAGAGAATCGTAGACTGGTTGCAG GAATGCATACCGCTCCGCATAAAAGGGTTGTACATCATCAACCAGCCGTACGTCTTCAATATGGTGTTCCAGCTTTTCAAGCCATTCCTAAAGGAGAAGCTTCGGTCGCGCATCATCTTCATGGGCAACGATCGCGAGCTGTTACACAAACACATCAGCCCCAAGTGTCTGCCGGACTGCTATGGAGGAACGCTCACAATACCAAAAGTGACAGGCCCTCAGTGGCTGGAACTACTCCTCATGTGCGATCAAGAGTTTATTG caATTAATTCGTTCGGCTACAAAAAgaaatga
- the LOC101742655 gene encoding retinaldehyde-binding protein 1 isoform X1 produces the protein MPAEPETRIVLRDVTPEISQHMLTELEKLPGVQLGDFLLQFELDEPRESVREIARRELREIPEIVEPAVEELKRLLSEDTDMHVPLNNEAWLIRFLRPCKFYPESAYDLIKRYYGFKVKHHKHYDGLTPSKETNVFNENVLTVLPTRDQCGRRVLVLELGKKWKHNKCSLDEVFKGCVLFLEAAMLEPESQICGAVVIFDMDGLSMQQVMQFTPPFAKRIVDWLQECIPLRIKGLYIINQPYVFNMVFQLFKPFLKEKLRSRIIFMGNDRELLHKHISPKCLPDCYGGTLTIPKVTGPQWLELLLMCDQEFIAINSFGYKKK, from the exons ATGCCTGCTGAACCGGAAACGAGAATTGTCCTTCGAGATGTTACCCCGGAAA TATCACAACACATGCTGACTGAGTTGGAAAAGCTGCCGGGCGTCCAACTCGGCGACTTCTTACTGCAGTTCGAGTTGGATGAACCACGTGAGTCGGTCAGAGAGATTGCCAGAAGAGAACTTCGAGAAATACCAGAAATCGTCGAACCAGCTGTTGAAGAGTTAAAAAGACTTCTTAGTG AAGATACGGATATGCATGTTCCTCTCAACAATGAAGCTTGGCTAATTAGATTCTTAAGGCCGTGCAAGTTTTATCCGGAGAGCGCCTATGATTTG ataAAGCGTTACTATGGTTTCAAAGTGAAACATCACAAACATTACGATGGCCTAACACCGAGCAAGGAGACTAATGTGTTCAACGAGAACGTGCTGACGGTGCTGCCGACCAGAGATCAGTGCGGGCGGAGGGTGCTCGTCTTGGAACTTGGAA AGAAATGGAAGCATAATAAATGTTCGCTGGACGAGGTTTTCAAAGGCTGCGTGTTGTTCCTTGAGGCGGCCATGTTGGAACCGGAGTCGCAGATCTGCGGAGCTGTCGTCATCTTTGACATGGACGGTCTCTCCATGCAGCAAGTCATGCAGTTCACGCCACCTTTTGCTAAGAGAATCGTAGACTGGTTGCAG GAATGCATACCGCTCCGCATAAAAGGGTTGTACATCATCAACCAGCCGTACGTCTTCAATATGGTGTTCCAGCTTTTCAAGCCATTCCTAAAGGAGAAGCTTCGGTCGCGCATCATCTTCATGGGCAACGATCGCGAGCTGTTACACAAACACATCAGCCCCAAGTGTCTGCCGGACTGCTATGGAGGAACGCTCACAATACCAAAAGTGACAGGCCCTCAGTGGCTGGAACTACTCCTCATGTGCGATCAAGAGTTTATTG caATTAATTCGTTCGGCTACAAAAAgaaatga